A genomic stretch from Halichoerus grypus chromosome 7, mHalGry1.hap1.1, whole genome shotgun sequence includes:
- the ZNF488 gene encoding zinc finger protein 488, whose product MAAGKGAVRSSSAENRWRLSEADQGRGCKPVLLAKTNHLGSEAARGGGGQHEAYAELVLSATPGKLRLGKPMAQKVCWEQGQSAFTEVPRLKKRLESAQAKEREHGNPTGWPVPQQLTQEIPRDPAGSKVFSWPSGAQGEPRSAFSKPSRYPTGRPGPTSAFQAEGHADALGELLGLINTVDVPCWGQLSNSKFLVGDFWNLQTLSQNVPVCSAFMGAPTLWLKHATGQIPTHSSSSSPASWALLRPTFTSLGLSTQNWCAKCNLSFRLTSDLVFHMRSHHKKEHAGPDLHSKKLREEALTCPICHEYFRERHHLSRHMTSHS is encoded by the coding sequence ATGGCTGCTGGGAAGGGTGCTGTGCGGAGCTCTTCAGCTGAAAACAGATGGCGGCTTAGTGAAGCCGACCAGGGCAGGGGTTGCAAGCCAGTGCTGCTGGCGAAAACCAACCACCTGGGCTCTGAGGCTGCCAGAGGTGGTGGGGGCCAGCATGAGGCCTATGCTGAGCTGGTGCTGTCAGCAACCCCAGGCAAACTCAGACTGGGAAAGCCAATGGCCCAGAAGGTGTGCTGGGAACAGGGGCAGAGTGCCTTCACGGAGGTGCCTCGGCTCAAGAAGAGGCTGGAGAGTGCGCAGGCCAAGGAGAGGGAGCATGGTAACCCCACAGGCTGGCCTGTCCCCCAGCAGCTGACACAGGAGATCCCCAGGGATCCAGCTGGCAGCAAGGTCTTCTCTTGGCCCAGCGGAGCCCAAGGGGAACCGAGAAGCGCCTTCAGCAAACCATCCAGGTATCCAACAGGGAGACCTGGGCCAACCTctgccttccaggcagagggacacGCAGATGCCCTTGGGGAGCTGTTGGGACTCATCAACACGGTAGATGTCCCTTGTTGGGGTCAACTTTCAAATTCTAAGTTTTTGGTGGGTGATTTCTGGAACCTGCAAACGTTGTCACAAAATGTTCCTGTCTGCAGTGCTTTCATGGGTGCCCCCACACTGTGGCTAAAGCATGCCACTGGCCAGATACCCACAcactcatcctcctcctcccctgcctcttgGGCTCTGCTGCGACCCACGTTCACCTCCCTGGGCCTGTCTACCCAGAACTGGTGTGCAAAGTGCAACCTGTCCTTTCGCCTGACCTCCGACCTGGTCTTCCACATGCGGTCCCACCACAAAAAGGAGCATGCAGGGCCTGACCTACATTCTAAGAAGCTGAGGGAAGAGGCCCTCACATGTCCCATTTGCCATGAATACTTCCGGGAGCGCCACCATCTGTCTCGGCACATGACTTCTCACAGTTAG